A stretch of the Oncorhynchus kisutch isolate 150728-3 unplaced genomic scaffold, Okis_V2 scaffold1279, whole genome shotgun sequence genome encodes the following:
- the LOC116365771 gene encoding zinc-activated ligand-gated ion channel-like, with the protein MRPMDHSVLKCCLFSLLLLTVSAADPPSNAAILASETTPGNASNTANAGQAPNTSNTASTNQPSNTATSSSATTPSCTTRRCLASMLIAKEALSQPQSPSCISNISVPLIVYETLSVDTKNLRFESRLQVILSWEDPDLSWDTSVYHHDMVVLPVSKIWTPELHVTNGVQTTMKHGNKDLLVHSNGTIEHMVIMNTVVGCEVNLYNYPLRFRFLCHRNQ; encoded by the exons TGTCTGCAGCAGACCCTCcatccaatgcagccattttagcTAGTGAAACGACTCCAGGCAATGCATCCAATACAGCCAATGCAGGCCAAGCACCCAATACATCCAACACAGCCAGTACAAACCAACCATCCAACACAGCCACTTCATCCAGTGCAACGACACCCTCCTGTACAACACGTCGATGTCTGGCCAGCATGCTGATTGCGAAAGAAGCTCTGAGTCAGCCACAGTCTCCATCATGCATCTCAAATATCAGTGTGCCGTTAATAGTGTATGAAACTCTGTCTGTC GATACAAAAAACCTCCGCTTCGAGAGTCGTCTGCAGGTCATACTG TCTTGGGAAGACCCTGATTTATCATGGGACACATCAGTCTATCATCATGATATGGTGGTCCTGCCTGTCAGCAAAATCTGGACTCCTGAACTCCACGTGACTAATGG AGTGCAAACAACGATGAAGCACGGCAACAAGGATTTACTGGTGCACAGCAACGGGACTATAGAGCACATGGTCATCATGAACACTGTGGTGGGCTGTGAAGTCAATCTGTACAACTACCCCCTTCGCTTCAGATTTCTGTGCCATCGGAATCAAT